From Thermoleophilia bacterium, one genomic window encodes:
- the mltG gene encoding endolytic transglycosylase MltG — protein sequence MQRRRELAGRRVKRGVSRSPWQRWGLRLFIVGVFVAFLVGAFYLVNRGVDWYRGQTATTLTEESQSAPITVTITPGMTAAEIGKLLEERGIIRSSAEFVDLVSSRGSESSLKPGIYRFYKEQKLVEIVEWLEEGKGSPSFKVTIPEGLAISQVAALLDEQGKISGEIYARLAKQPDKFVIPRVGGEKVEVTTLEGLLFPSTYYLIAGEGAVELIGAQLEAFGAKTASLPWNKAQSLGINPYEVVIVASLIEKEVKVAEERPLVAAVIYNRLRADMTLGIDATIRYALNKWTGPLTDADLAVESPYNTRLVKGLPPTPIASPGIEALKAALSPAAVDYLYYVLKDEAGHHFFTSSYEEFLKAKENQPQ from the coding sequence ATGCAAAGAAGACGGGAACTAGCGGGCCGAAGAGTCAAGCGGGGTGTGAGCCGCAGTCCTTGGCAGCGGTGGGGTCTGCGACTTTTTATCGTGGGAGTGTTTGTTGCATTTCTGGTGGGAGCCTTTTATCTAGTTAACCGTGGCGTTGACTGGTACCGCGGCCAGACAGCCACTACGCTGACAGAAGAGAGTCAGAGCGCCCCGATCACTGTGACTATTACCCCAGGAATGACCGCGGCTGAGATAGGGAAGCTTCTGGAAGAGCGGGGAATTATCCGGTCATCTGCGGAATTTGTGGATTTGGTCTCCTCCCGGGGCAGCGAGTCCTCTCTTAAACCTGGCATCTACCGGTTTTACAAGGAGCAAAAGCTGGTCGAAATTGTGGAATGGCTGGAGGAGGGGAAGGGCTCGCCTAGTTTCAAGGTGACCATACCCGAAGGGTTGGCCATATCCCAGGTAGCGGCGCTTCTCGATGAACAGGGCAAGATCAGCGGAGAAATTTATGCGCGCCTGGCTAAGCAACCGGATAAATTCGTCATTCCTCGTGTGGGCGGGGAAAAGGTTGAGGTAACCACCCTCGAGGGCCTTCTCTTCCCGAGCACGTATTACCTTATTGCAGGCGAAGGGGCAGTAGAGCTAATTGGAGCCCAGCTGGAGGCCTTCGGCGCTAAGACAGCGTCGCTCCCTTGGAACAAGGCGCAGTCTTTAGGGATTAATCCTTATGAAGTAGTCATTGTGGCCTCGCTGATCGAGAAGGAAGTCAAAGTGGCCGAGGAAAGACCACTGGTTGCTGCAGTCATCTACAATCGTCTCCGGGCTGATATGACCCTAGGAATTGACGCTACGATACGGTATGCGCTAAACAAATGGACAGGACCGCTGACCGATGCAGACTTGGCCGTGGAATCGCCGTACAACACCCGTCTGGTGAAGGGTTTGCCTCCAACACCGATAGCTAGTCCCGGGATTGAAGCGCTAAAGGCAGCGCTTTCGCCGGCGGCTGTGGATTACCTGTACTATGTGCTCAAGGATGAGGCCGGCCATCATTTCTTCACTTCATCCTACGAGGAATTTCTCAAAGCCAAAGAGAACCAGCCACAATAG
- the aroE gene encoding shikimate dehydrogenase, with the protein MKNRSRQRVISAHTELLGVFGYPVRHSLSPLIHNAALAAQGLDYVYLAFEVPPDLLPQAIGGMRALGMRGANITVPHKQAVVALLDRVDPIALRVGAVNTVVNSDGCLVGYNTDVEGFRRALLTVCPQGVKDESCLVVGAGGAARAVLAALVEERVGRVYIANRTKERAVALSDAAKTWGGETDVVALTLESVREVMPQVRVVVNATPLGLASTVKELPFPVDTMHSGHVVLDLAYDIEDTQLVRAAKERGAVAADGKEMLIQQAAGSYKLWTGFDPPLDTMRDCIMNKRG; encoded by the coding sequence GTGAAGAACCGATCAAGACAGAGGGTCATCTCGGCCCACACGGAGTTGCTGGGCGTGTTTGGCTATCCAGTCAGACACTCCCTCTCTCCACTCATTCACAATGCGGCTTTGGCTGCCCAAGGGCTCGACTACGTATACTTAGCTTTTGAGGTGCCTCCTGACTTGCTTCCGCAGGCAATCGGAGGGATGAGGGCCTTGGGAATGAGGGGGGCAAACATCACTGTTCCCCACAAGCAAGCGGTGGTCGCTCTGCTTGATAGGGTAGACCCTATCGCTCTTAGAGTGGGTGCCGTGAACACCGTGGTCAACAGCGACGGATGTCTCGTTGGTTATAACACCGACGTGGAAGGATTCCGACGGGCCCTACTCACGGTTTGCCCGCAAGGCGTCAAAGACGAGAGCTGTCTTGTCGTCGGCGCTGGTGGAGCGGCTCGAGCGGTGTTGGCAGCTCTCGTAGAGGAAAGAGTCGGCCGCGTATACATAGCCAACCGGACCAAAGAAAGAGCTGTTGCCCTGTCTGATGCAGCCAAGACCTGGGGAGGCGAAACTGATGTAGTGGCTCTGACGTTGGAGTCTGTTCGAGAAGTCATGCCACAGGTGCGTGTTGTCGTAAATGCAACTCCACTCGGTCTGGCAAGCACAGTCAAGGAATTGCCCTTTCCTGTCGATACCATGCATAGCGGTCACGTGGTCCTGGACTTAGCGTATGACATAGAGGACACACAACTGGTCCGGGCGGCGAAAGAAAGAGGGGCGGTTGCCGCCGATGGGAAGGAGATGCTGATTCAGCAGGCGGCCGGTTCATACAAATTGTGGACAGGCTTTGACCCACCTCTTGATACTATGCGGGACTGCATTATGAACAAACGTGGATGA